ATAAATCAGTTCTTCAGCAATACGACCGGCATACGCTGTTGCAATCATCCCTTCGAGTTTCAAGCGGCTACGGCTAACTTCATCACCTTCAGGTAAGAAGAACGCCACACCCAATGCCTGACCACGTGGAACGATGGTAACTTTATGAACAGGGTCATGCTCTGGCATTAAGTGACCGATAATCATGTGGCCACCTTCGTGGTAAGCCGTTGATTCTTTTTGCTCTTCGGTCATCATCAGAGAACGACGCTCTGCACCCATCCAAATTTTGTCACGCGCTTTTTCAAATTCAACCATGGAGACGACACGCATATTTGCGCGAGCGGCAAACAGGGCAGCTTCGTTAACCAAGTTTGCTAATTCAGCACCCGAGAAACCAGGTGTTGCACGAGCAAGGATGAATGTGTCCACGCTTGGGTCGATAGGCACACGACGCATATGTACTTTCAGGATTTGTTCACGGCCACGTACGTCTGGTAAACCAACGACGACCTGACGGTCAAAACGGCCTGGACGTAATAATGCAGGGTCAAGAACATCTGCACGGTTAGTTGCCGCGATAACAATAATCCCTTCGTTGCCTTCGAAACCGTCCATCTCAACTAGCATCTGGTTCAAGGTTTGCTCACGTTCATCGTGACCACCACCTAAACCGGCACCACGTTGGCGACCCACGGCATCGATTTCATCGATAAAGATGATACAAGGCGCTGCTTTTTTCGCTTGTTCGAACATATCACGAACACGCGAAGCACCCACACCCACAAACATTTCGACGAAGTCGGAACCCGAAATGGTGAAGAATGGGACTTTTGCTTCGCCTGCGATAGCTTTCGCAAGTAAGGTTTTACCCGTACCTGGAGGACCTACCATCAGGACGCCTTTAGGAATTTTACCGCCAAGTTTTTGGAAGCGAGCAGGTTCACGCAGGAACTCAACGATCTCGCCCACTTCTTCTTTGGCTTCGTCACACCCAGCAACATCTGCAAATGTTGTTTTGATCTGATCTTCTGTCAGCATGCGGGCTTTACTTTTGCCGAATGACATTGCCCCTTTGCCGCCGCCACCTTGCATTTGGCGCATAAAGAAAATCCAGACACCAATCAACAGAAGCATTGGGAACCAGGAAATGAAAATAGATGTCAGTAAGCTAGGTTCTTCTGGTGGTTCACCAACGACAGTTACATGCTTGTTCAGCATGGTGTCTAACAGCTTCTCGTCCTGCATAGGAAGATAAGTTGTATAGCGGCTATTATCAGCCTTTCTGACGTTCAATTCACGACCTGTGATACGAACTTCACGTACCTGATCCTGGGCTAACTCATTGATAAACGTTGAATAATCAACTCTGCGACTATTCGAATCGCTTGGGCCAAAACTCTGGAACAAGGACATCAGAACAACTGCGATGACTAACCAGAGAATCAGGTTTTTCGCCATGTCACTCAAGGGATTAACCTCATATTACAACTGTGTTAACAAATAACGCTCAGGGTACTATAGTTTTAGTCCTGTCGCTACAATGTATACTTCACGCGATCGAGCCCGCGAAGATTCAGGTTTACGAACTTTTACTTTCGTAAACAGGGAACGGATATCCCTAAGGTAGTCGTCAAAGCCTTCTCCCTGAAACACTTTAACAATGAAACTTCCCCCAGGTGCCAATACTGCACGGCACATATCCAATGCTAATTCAACTAGATACATAGAGCGAGGTATATCAACAGCCGGTGTCCCACTCATATTTGGCGCCATGTCAGACATGACCACCTGTACTTTTTTATCGCCAACTCGTTCTAGCAAAGCGGCGAGCACTGCTTCGTCGCGAAAATCCCCTTGTAGGAAGTCAACGCCAACGATTGGGTCCATCGGTAATAAGTCACATGCAATCACTCGACCATTATGACCTATTTGACTAACAACGTATTGTGACCAGCCCCCCGGGGCGGCACCTAAATCAACAACGGTCATACCTGGTTTAAAAATTTTATCACCTTGCTGGATTTCTTCCAGCTTAAACCATGCACGTGAGCGCAACCCTTTCTTTTGTGCTTGCTGAACATATTTATCACTAAAATGCTCTTGCAACCAGCGACTTGAGCTTGCCGAACGTTTTTTATTGGCCATTGTGCTTTCCAACTATACTAAAAGATCTACAACGATATTGCTGCTTCTTTACCATCGAACAGATATAATTGATGGTGATAGATATCAGATGGCGGTAGAATAAGCCATTTTCAATACTAACCAAGCAAAAAATCGATGAATCTTAATAAAAAACAAATTCAGCACCTAAAAAGTCTCGCTCACCACTTAAACCCTGTTGTTATGATTGGCAACAACGGCTTAACCGAAGGTGTCTTAGCCGAGATTGAACTTTCATTAACACATCATGAGCTTATCAAAGTCAAAATCGCAGGCGAAGATCGTGATACTAAAAATTTGATCGCTGATGCGATTGTTCGCGAAACTGGTGCAGTAAATGTACAAATTATTGGTAAAATTCTTGTCATCTATCGCCCGTCGGCAGATCGCAAAATCATTTTACCTAAATAATAACCCATCATTTATATAAAAATGCCATTGAAAGCATGTTTTATATGAAGAAAAAGGCCGCCTGCGGCCTTTTTCTTTAAATCAGGGAAATAATATAGCTAATTCAGGGAAATAGGAATCAGATATACTCAACTTTAAGAATTTCGAACTCAACATCTCCGCCTGGGGTTTTGATTGAGACCGCATCATCGACCTCTTTCCCAATCAAACCACGTGCTATCGGTGAGTTAACAGAAATTAAATTCACTTTGATATCCGCTTCGTCATCACCCACAATACGATACGTCAGCTCTTCATCAGTATCAACATTCAATACCGTCACTGTTGCACCGAAAATTACACGACCATTGTTGACCATTTTGGTCACATCAATGACTTGTGCGTGTGAAAGTTTCCCTTCGATTTCTTGAATACGGCCTTCACAAAAGCCTTGCTGCTCACGAGCTGCATGATATTCCGCATTTTCTTTTAAATCACCGTGTTCACGCGCTTCGGCGATTGACGCAATGATTTCTGGGCGGCGGACAGATTTCAGGAACTCAAGTTCCTCTCTTAGTTTGTCCGCACCAAATACCGTCATCGGGATCTGTTTCATTAATAAATACCTCGGTTTCAATCCTATCTAAAAACAAGTATCTTCCTGATTTTGTAACAACAGTACACCGAACACCTCTGAAAATCAGGGGGGCTCTAAGTAAATAACTCAATCAGACTCATGTACTCATTTATCTTATCATAATGTACGTTATTTTAACTGAGACTTAATAACGGGTCATCGTTTACTTTATAAGGCATTACACTTTAGTATGTGCAGTATGTCCACTTTAATGCGTGAAATCTATGTCATTACTTAACTTAACCAGAAAATGGATACTCACTTTCGGGATTACCTTAGCCAGTAGCCAAGTTTTTGCTATTCCCATTGATGAGTACAAGCAACACCTGCCAGACGGCACCAACCTCGCTCTGGTCGCGCAAAAAGTGGGAAGTAATACCCCATTGATTGATTATAATGCACAACAAATGGCGCTTCCTGCAAGTACACAAAAAGTCGTTACTGCTCTTGCCGCCTTGTTGCAACTGGGGCCAGACTACCGTTTTGTCACCAATTTCGAAACGAGCGCCAAACTGAATAATAATACGTTATCGGGGGATTTAGTGATTCGCTTTAGTGGCGACCCAACACTGACCCGCCAACAAATTCGTAATATGGCAAATGCACTAAAGCAAATTGGCATCCACAAAGTCGATGGTGACTTAATTGTCGATATTTCTGCATTTGCCAGCCACGATAAAGCACCGGGTTGGGTGTGGAATGATATGACCCAGTGCTTTAGTGCCCCACCAGCTGCTGCAATCATTGACCGAAATTGTTTTTCAGTTTCGCTTTACTCTGCCGAACGCGCTGGGGATATGGCGTTTATCAAAACTGCTAATTTTTACCCGGTGAATATGTTCAGCGAAGTTAAAACACTCGCTAAGGGCTCACCAGAAGCACGTTACTGTGAATTAGACGTCGTGCCAGGGGAATTAAACCGCTATACCTTAACAGGCTGCTTGACCCAGCGCAGTGAGCCGCTTCCACTCGCTTTTGCAGTGCAAAATGGTGCGAGCTACTCAGGGGCAATTGTCAAAAATGAATTAAAAACAGCGGGTATTGAGCTTACTGGCAATGTGAAAAAACGCACACAGCCAACCGCGCAATCACAAGTGTTGGTTAAAACGGAATCCAAGCCACTCCATGACTTGCTTAAAGTGATGCTGAAAAAATCCGACAATATGATCGCCGATACTGTTTTTCGGACAATTGGTCGTGAATATTATGGTGTTCCGGGAACTTGGCGATCAGGATCCGATGCCGTTAGGCAAGTGCTGAAACAAAAAGCGGGGATCGATCTTGGTAATACGGTAATGGTGGATGGATCCGGGCTTTCTCGCCACAACTTGATCACGCCAGCAACGATGATGGAGATCCTCCAGTTTATTGCTAAAAATGATCAACAGCTTGATTTTATTTCCATGCTCCCCCTTGCAGGTCATGACGGTACATTGCGCTACCGCGGTGGCTTCGACGAAGCGGGTGTAAACGGGAAAGTTTCAGCAAAAACGGGGGCATTGCAAGGGGTGTATAACCTCGCCGGCTTTATTACCACCGCGAGCGGGCAGCGCGTTGCATTTGTGCAGTTTATCTCTGCTTATGCAGTTCCACAAAGCCAACAACGTAGCCGCCGAGTACCATTAGTTCGTTTCGAAAGCCGGTTATATAAAGACCTGTATAAAAACAACTAATTACTAAGTTTCACCCATTAAAAAAGGCGCTTTTGCGCCTTTTTGTATTTCTAAGATAAATTATTTTTGGTAAATGATTTCGACGCCTTCGTCGTCATCTTCATCCCAATCATCATCCCAGTCATCGTCAACATCTTCAGCACCTGAAAGTTGCTCTTTGTGGTAATCATCCCACATAAATTCTACTTTCTCTGGTTGCTGTACATCTTCAGTTGTTGCCATATCTCGTGGTTGAGTATTCATAAACTCCATGATATCCCAGCATAGTGCTTTCACACCTTCATGGTTAACTGCTGAAATCATATAGAATTTATCTTCCCAGCCCATTGCTTTGGCAATTTCAGCTGCACGTGCCGCAGATTCTTCTTCACCTAAGATATCAATCTTGTTGAAGACTAACCAACGTGGTTTCGCTGCCAGTTTTTCACTGTATTTTTCTAATTCGCTGATAATGATCTTCGCATTTTCAACAGGATCAGATTCATCGATCGGGCAAATGTCGATCAGATGCAGCAAGACTCGGCAACGCTCTAAGTGTTTCAGGAATTGGATCCCAAGACCCGCACCTTCCGCAGCCCCTTCGATCAACCCTGGGATATCCGCCACAACGAAGCTTTGTTCGTTGTCCATACGCACCACACCTAAGCTTGGCACTAATGTGGTAAACGGATAGTCTGCTACTTTTGGTTTTGCCGCAGAGACAGAACGAATGAATGTGGATTTACCTGCATTAGGCATTCCCAGCATCCCAACATCTGCTAACAGCATCAATTCTAACAGTATTTCGCGTGTCTCACCTTTCGTACCCATGGTACGTTGGCGTGGAGCGCGGTTTACTGATGATTTAAAGCGGGTATTTCCAAGGCCATGGAAACCGCCCTTAGCGACCATATGGCGCTGTTCATGGCGCGTCATGTCACAAAGTACTTCGTTAGTGCCAAGATCGCGTACACGCGTTCCTATTGGCACTTTAACCGTGATATCTTGACCACGCTTACCTGTACATTCACGGCTTTGGCCATTTTGACCACGTTCTGCACGGAATGATTTTTCAAAGCGGTAATCGATTAACGTGTTGAGGTTTTCGTCTGCTTGTAAGTAAACGTCCCCACCATCGCCACCGTCACCACCGTCAGGTCCCCCTTTCGGGATATATTTTTCACGGCGGAAGCTGACACAACCATTGCCACCATCTCCTGCCACGACCAATATTTTGGCTTCATCTACAAATTTCATAACTCTTTCTCCGCTTCTGAGCCGCATAACGCTGGATGGCTGTTCTACTCAGAGATGGTGCATCTTTAATACGTGTGTAGTTCATTAAAGATCAAATATCTGAATATAAAAAGCCCCGCAAAAAGTTTTGCAGGGCTTTAAGTCTGAATTAAAGATCAGAAAACTTATTCAGCTTCGATGCTGATAAATTTACGATTGTTTGGACCTTTAACTTCAAATTTCACTTTACCATCCGCTAATGCGAACAGAGTGTGGTCACGGCCACAACCTACGTTGCTGCCTGCGTGGAACTTAGTACCACGTTGACGAACGATGATGCTGCCTGCTAATACCGCTTCACCACCAAAACGTTTAACACCTAAACGTTTTGCTTCTGAGTCACGACCGTTACGAGTCGAACCACCAGCCTTTTTATGTGCCATTAATCTGCTCTCCTAAATCTTAAGCGATGACAGTGATCTTAACATCAGTGAACCACTGACGATGACCCTGTTGTTTACGGCTATGTTTACGACGACGGAATTTGACGATTTTAACTTTCTCGCCACGACCGTGTGCAACCACTTCCGCTTTCACTTTAACGCCTTCAACGACAGGAGCGCCGATTTGGATCTCATCGCCATTAGCAACCATTAAAACTTGATCAAATTCAACAGTTTCACCTGTTGCGATGTCCAGCTTTTCTAGGCGGACAGTTTGACCTTCGCTAACTCGGTGTTGTTTACCACCACTTTGGAAAACCGCGTACATATTAACTCCGCTTTCCGCGTACTCGCTAAATATTTCAATTCCAGAGCACGCTATAAAATATTCACAATAGGGCGCGAATTCTACGCAAAAAAGCATCAGAACACAAGCCAATAATGCGGTTAGATGACAAAAAATACGACTTTTTTCTCAACAACCTCTTTTTAGTACTGATTTAGTGCCAATAACTCAAATTGTTACTTATTTAAACATTTTTTGCATCACACCTGATAATCTTATTATTAATAATGTTATGCTAATGGTATAAGTGTTCTAATCGGTCTCCCATTTTGCTATTCAGGGAATGAACCAAAAACTAATAATATGAATAAATTACGATGAATTTAGAATCTATTATTGAACTAACAACTGAGGATATGTCAGCGGTAAACGAAGCCATCCTCAGTCAATTGAATTCAGATGTTGCGCTAATTAACCAGCTTGGTTATTACATTGTCAGTGGTGGAGGCAAAAGGATCCGCCCAATGATCGCGATACTGGCAGGAAGATCCTTAGGCTACTCTGGGCATAAACATACCCAAGTTGCTGCATTGATCGAGTTCATCCATACCGCAACATTATTGCATGATGATGTTGTTGATGAATCGGACATGCGTCGTGGAAAACAAACAGCAAATGCGGTGTTTGGTAACGCTGCAAGTGTGCTAGTGGGTGACTTTATTTATACACGATCCTTCCAAATGATGACGGATCTTGATTCAATGCGCGTTCTCAAACTTATGTCTGAAGCCACTAATGTGATCGCTGAAGGCGAAGTTTTACAGCTCATGAACTGTAATGATCCGAATATTACTGAAGAAAACTACATGCAAGTGATCTACAGTAAAACGGCACGTTTATTCGAAGCTGCGGCTCATGCGTCAGCTATTTTAGCGAGTGCAACACCTGAGCAAGAAAAAGCATTACAGGATTATGGTCGTTATATCGGTACCGCGTTCCAGTTAATTGATGATTTACTGGATTACGATGCTGATAACGCTCAATTAGGTAAAAATACGGGTGATGACCTCGACGAAGGTAAACCAACGCTTCCTCTTCTTCACGCCATGCAAAATGGAAATGAAGAAGAGTCTACATTGATTCGCCAAGCCATTGAGCAGGGTAACGGCCGTCATTTGTTAGAGACCGTTTTAGCTACGATGAAGCGCTGTGGTTCACTTGAGTACACGTATGCACGTGCGCAAGAGGAAGCGCAAAAAGCGATTAATGCACTAAATGCCATTGATGATTCTATTTATAAAGAAGCTTTAATTGGGCTTGCACATATCGCTATCCAGCGTCATTCCTAAAGCTCGCTATACGCTGTTTAAGAAAAGGGGAAAATTATTTTTCCCCTTTTTCGTCTTCATCTATCTGGGCAAGTAGTGAAGATAGACCATAACGCAAAATGTATTTTACGATTTTATTGCGTTCAGTTTCTGTCAGTTGATAGTACGCCTCTGACCAGATTTGTAGTGCATCTGTTCGTTGGCTTTGGTAAGGCGCTGATGGCTCGTATAAGCTTAATTGGCCTTGAATCTCACTGGGTAGGCTTTCAATATAATACTCAACGGCTTTACCCTGGACACCCCGCTTTCGCCGGTTTTTCCAGCCCTCTCGTCTTGCCATCAGGTTAACGCCCTGTGGCGAAGTTGGCAGACCTTCTAGCCCTGCGAGCTCTTTCGCAGTGAACCACAATTTTTTCATATCTTCACTTTCACGCTTATATTATGAAACCTGCTATTGCAGCTTTACCAAATCGTCATCTGTTAAAAAAGATTTAGACTAAATATAATATTATTTTTATATAATTAGTTATTTACAACTTAAGTATTTGTAAACGATTTTTTATTAATTAAATCAATTAGTGCTAAGGCCCCTTCACGTATAATGAATGCTAAGATCACCTCACGTTCATCATTGGAAAGTTGGTTGTAAGCCTCTTGCCAAATAAACGAATTGTCATTTCGTTTTACCTGATAGTTTGCCGACGCTTCGCTTACAAATTGGCCTTCAAAAATATCAATAGGTATCGAGCTAATGTGGTATTCCAATGCTTTTCCTTGAATGCCTTTCCTTTTGCGACAAATCCAATTTTCACGCCTAGCCATAGCATTAATGCCCTGAGTCGTCATAGGAAGCCCTTGCAACCCAACTAACTCTTTTGCTGTTAGCCATTCCTTGTACATACTGACCCTCCTAGTCCTGATGACAATGTATTTACAGTTGCTGAAAACTATCTATATTTTCTTAAAAACAGTTAACTCATTCATTTTATTAATAACAGGAAATAATAATATGCAAATGATATATGTTATTTGCATTCTAATTTCTTTTAATAACAGATAATTAAATAATTTACTCGCTAATAATTTAAGTAATTTTGTTGAGTAATTTAGATATATTACCAATACGAGTAACGAGTAGCAGTAAATACGCCATTCCCAATACTAACTAGAAAGAGTTAGTTTTATTTTCAAAGTTTTATCTTAATTCACAGTTATTAATTCTAACTTTCCATTTAATTTCACAAAAACCACGATAGTTTCATAAAATAGAATTTTTAGAAAAAATCAGAAATTATTTTGGGAAATTTCTGTTATTTTATTTCCAATAACAGGGCGATTGTATTGAATGTATCACAATATCCCGTTACTCGTACCATTAACTCTACATGATTATGAATGAAAAAAGGACTAAAAAATGATTTTACGGAAGTCAGACTGGCACCCAGCAGACATCATCGCTGCATTACGCAAGCGCGGGACGACACTTGCTGCAATTTCACGTGAAGCAGGGCTGAGCTCTTCAACACTTGCGAATGCACTTTCACGCCCATGGCCTAAAGGGGAATGGATCATTGCCAATTTTTTAGGGATCCACCCATCTGAAATTTGGCCAAGCCGCTATTATGACCCGATTACGGGGAGTTTATTAGAAAGGAAAGTAAGAGAAAAAACGCCAGTGGAAGACTAAAATCGAATGAAAATAACTATAAAGCCGTGAATAAAAGATGTATTTATTCACGGCTTTATCTTTTTATCATTATTCAATAAAGAAAATATTATTTCATACGCGCAAAACCATCAGCCAAATCTTGTTTTAAGTCATCCAGATTTTCTAAACCAATTTGAAGTCGCAATGTTGGGCCGCCCGGATCCCAATGGGTAACGGTACGGTATTCAGCGCAATTGAATGGAATAATTAAGCTTTCAAAGCCGCCCCATGAATAACCCATACCAAAAATTGATAGCCCATCGAGCATTTTTGCAATATCGGTTTGAGTGTATTTCGGGTCTAACACGATGGAAAATAACCCTGATGACCCTGTGAAATCCCTTTTCCAAATTTCATGCCCTGGACAATCGGGAAATGCAGGGTGCAAAATGCGGGTCACTTCTGGGCGTTCTTGTAGCCAGTGAGCGATGTTTAGCGCTCTTTCTTGAGCTTCTTTTAAGCGAATCGGCAACGTTCTCATGCCGCGTAAAGCCAGAAAACAGTCTTCTGCTCCCGGCAACATCGCCATGTAATCATACGTTTCACGTAGTTTTGGCCACCATGCTTGATTTGCAGAAACAATCCCCATCAACAAGTCAGAGTGACCGCCTAAATATTTAGTTCCGGCTTCGAGTGAAATATCACAGCCCAGTTCATGCGCTTTAAAAAACAGAGGCGTCGCCCATGTGTTGTCGATGATAGTGGCAATATTATGCCTTTTCGCCACATCGACAATTGCAGGGACATCTTGAATTTCAAAACTTTGAGAACCCGGAGACTCTAAAAAAATGGTGCTGGTATTTGTCCGCACGAGCGTTTCAATCTCTGCACCAATCATCGGATCATAATAGGTGGTCTCAATCCCCATTTTGTCCAATAACCCATGGCAAAACTTGCGGGTTGGCCGATAAACGCTATCAGGCATCAGTAGGTGGTCACCCGTTTTTAGTGTCGTCAACAAGGCTAAGACAATTGCCCCTAACCCTGACGGTGATAACACTGTACCTTCAGCGCCAGCAAGAACAGACCACGCTTGCTCAAGCTGTTTAATCGTTGGTGTACCCGCAGTACCGTAGTTAAATTCTGCTCTATCGTTGATTAAGGCATCAACCGTTGGGAACACCACCGTCGAACCACGATAAACCGGGGCGTTTACGAACCCTGCTTGTTTCGCAGGGTCTCTTCCAAGCTGGGTCACTTGTGTATCAACATGAAACTCAGAAACTGCTTTTTTCTTCATGAGATCCTCTCATCAACATCATTATTTATTCGAAAAACTTAAAGAATGGCGATAGGCATAACAGCACACCAAAGAAGATGATGAACCACACTGTTGGGCCTTTAAATTTGTGTAGTGCGGGCACTTTGTAAACCAGATAGCAAGGGATCAGGCAAGAAACGATACCAAACAGTGGGCCACCTAATTGCATAAAGAACAGGATGGAGAACCGTGTTGAAACCCAGAACCACAGTGCGATGATCACCCCTAAGCATACACCATAGTGTAATACCGTTTGGTTAATACGCTCTTCAGGCATGAATCGAGTGAGGATATTCACCACAATGCCTTTTATCGCTTCTTGAAAGCCCAAATAAATCCCTAAGAATGCCGTTAAGATAGCAAAAATATTCAGCAATGCCGTCATCACTTTCACCACGGCACCGGGTATAACCTGTGCAGCAATCGCTAATGCAGAGATATTTTGCTCAAAAGCAGAGACCGCTTGTTCATGGCTGATTGAGAAAGTAAAAGAAAATGCAAAGAACAAGACAGCAACCGCTAAAATAATATATGCCACTCGATTAGCTCGTATTGCACGATACGTGGCAATGCGCTTATCACTTTCAACCTTACGATAGGCAATGTTCATTGGGCTTAAGATTTGCACAAATAATATAGAAAATAACGTAAATGGCAGCGTTAAGAAAACATCTCGCATAAATGGAAAAAAATCAGGAAACGCAGTGATATTGGCAAAGTTCCAATATGGCACCATCACAACACCAAGCAGCACAATGATACCAAATTTCACGATAACCATTGGGCCAGACACTTTAAACAGCAGCCTTTCCCCTTGTGCCGCTATCGCCACTAATACTGTAATAATAATCAAACCATACCAAACCGAATCGGATAATAACCCCTCGGTTAATCCAAAGGTTTTAATATATGAGGCGCTGTCGAAGGTCACGGCTAATGAATAAGAGAACATGCCGTGTAATAACATTAAAAAATACGCGATCCCTAATGCTATCCCCCAATTTTTTCCTAAATATTGTGTAATAACACTCGCATAGTCATTACATTCTTCAGATTCTGATAAAGTTCTGAGATATAAATTCTGTAACCAATAAATGGCTGGATAAGAAAGCATAGTGGCGGCAATAAACACCCAAATACCTTTAATACCGATTTGCACAGGCATAAATACAATTCCTGAGCCAATCGCCATTCCAATACATAAAATTACCCAACCCACATCATATTTTGTAAAAGGGATTTTTTTGGTATCAATCGGATTACCTGCACTTGCCTGAATACTATTAGACATAGTCTATTCCTCAACGTTATAGATTTAATTATTAAAAAAGTTAGGAACAACGTTATTTGTTGGCGTTAATTCTTTATTTTCGCCATTTTTTAATACTGGTGTGGCACGAGCAAACTGCGATAAATTCACAATTATAGTATGCTGGAATAAACGGGTTTGATAGGGCAGGACAATGCTAATAAATAAAAACACTTTTGCGTTCAAAGCAAAAATTGACAGCTACGCGATTTTTCGACATTTGGAGTTATTCATCAAAATTGTCGAATGTAATAGCTTTAGTCTAGCTGCAAAAAAGCTGAATGTAACGCCATCATCCGTCAGTCGAGGGCTACAGCAGCTAGAGGATCAACTGGGCGTCGTCTTGCTAAAGCGTACAACCCGAAATTTTATTTTGACTGATGCAGGGCGCTATTTATTGCAACGATCGCAAAACTTATTGGCTGATCTTGATGACTCACTGATTAATACCGCCAGCTTTTATCAACACGCTCAAGGGCAATTAAAGATCACTTGTTCCATTGCATTTGGTGTCTGCCATTTAATGCAAATATATAGCGAATATCGCGAAACCAATCCCAAAGTTAGTTTATCCGTTGACCTTAATGATGAACTGATTAATTTAAATGAAGTGGATTTTGATATTGCGTTACGTATTACCAGCCACCCACCTGAGAATTTCGCATTACGGAAAATTTGCAACATTAATTGGGTATATTGTGGTAGCCGAACCTATTTCGACCGTTATGGTATTCCGCAATCCCCTGCCGATATCGCATCACATAATTGCTTAATTAACCCGAATATCCCTGATACATGGCGAATGACGGATAAAGACGGTAGCGCTTATCCTTTGGAAATTAATAATATGATTGAGGTGAACAGCAGCTTAGGTTTATTAGAGGCCGCGCGTTGCCACCAAGGTATTGTTTGTTTGCCCACGTATATGTTAGGCAATTATATTGAAAATGGGGAATTGCTCCCTGTTTTGCTGGATTACGACCCGAAATCAACCCCATTTGCGCTGTACGCTTTATATCACCCTGCGCATACGCATTCGCCGAAAATCAGAACGTTTATTGATTTTTTAGTAGAAAAAATACCATCAGACCCACATTGGGATCATTGGATGCGCCAACATGCCTCGTAGTGATGCTTCGTAATAATAATGTCGAAACTAAAAAGGTTGAGTTTTATAAAAACTCAACCTTTTCGATTAGGAAAAATTAATGGGTATTAGCCCCATTAATGAATTTTTCACCTAATTCGATATCCGCTTTCAGGACATCTAACATATCTTTCAGCGCTTTTTCTTCAAATGCACTTAATTTGCCGATTGGCAGGTGTTTTTCGATACCGTTTTTACCTAAAACAACCGGTTGTGCGAAGAAACGTGCGTGTTGGCCTTCGCCTTCAGTGTAAACACACTCAACCACGTTGCTTTCACCTTGCAGACCACGAATTAAAGATAAACCTAAACGTGCTGCTGCTTGGCCCATAGA
The window above is part of the Providencia sp. R33 genome. Proteins encoded here:
- a CDS encoding amino acid permease → MSNSIQASAGNPIDTKKIPFTKYDVGWVILCIGMAIGSGIVFMPVQIGIKGIWVFIAATMLSYPAIYWLQNLYLRTLSESEECNDYASVITQYLGKNWGIALGIAYFLMLLHGMFSYSLAVTFDSASYIKTFGLTEGLLSDSVWYGLIIITVLVAIAAQGERLLFKVSGPMVIVKFGIIVLLGVVMVPYWNFANITAFPDFFPFMRDVFLTLPFTLFSILFVQILSPMNIAYRKVESDKRIATYRAIRANRVAYIILAVAVLFFAFSFTFSISHEQAVSAFEQNISALAIAAQVIPGAVVKVMTALLNIFAILTAFLGIYLGFQEAIKGIVVNILTRFMPEERINQTVLHYGVCLGVIIALWFWVSTRFSILFFMQLGGPLFGIVSCLIPCYLVYKVPALHKFKGPTVWFIIFFGVLLCLSPFFKFFE
- a CDS encoding LysR family transcriptional regulator, which translates into the protein MLINKNTFAFKAKIDSYAIFRHLELFIKIVECNSFSLAAKKLNVTPSSVSRGLQQLEDQLGVVLLKRTTRNFILTDAGRYLLQRSQNLLADLDDSLINTASFYQHAQGQLKITCSIAFGVCHLMQIYSEYRETNPKVSLSVDLNDELINLNEVDFDIALRITSHPPENFALRKICNINWVYCGSRTYFDRYGIPQSPADIASHNCLINPNIPDTWRMTDKDGSAYPLEINNMIEVNSSLGLLEAARCHQGIVCLPTYMLGNYIENGELLPVLLDYDPKSTPFALYALYHPAHTHSPKIRTFIDFLVEKIPSDPHWDHWMRQHAS